One window of the Mytilus galloprovincialis chromosome 14, xbMytGall1.hap1.1, whole genome shotgun sequence genome contains the following:
- the LOC143058387 gene encoding C-type lectin domain family 6 member A-like: MSTVFIVCVLYMLTVFRVCKADENSNIQIPLMDNVKAPLFADLNLSTVTQQLKRVIQQEVKRSVQDRSNDSGNCDRKIDALEKTLQDLVVNYTNTLNQLTKTVETISPASCQEPYQRIGSGCYFISDNKVSGNAAFASCTEPGAYLANFETIEEAMVMILFLQKKKTGNSYYVGGRNINRYLPNGDWRWIKHGKATPMTYFAFEEGQPSGTAKDEQDCMFFYATNRYQFYDIHCDNKRYYGGYICEK, translated from the exons ATGTCCACGGTGTTTATTGTCTGTGTTTTGTACATGTTGACAGTTTTTCGTGTTTGCAAAGCGGACGAAAATTCAAATATACAAATTCCATTAATGGATAATGTTAAGGCGCCACTTTTTGCTGATTTAAATTTGTCAACCGTGACTCAACAACTTAAGAGAGTTATTCAACAGGAGGTGAAACGCAGCGTACAAGATAGAAGTAATG ATAGTGGGAATTGTGACCGAAAAATTGATGCATTGGAGAAAACCCTACAGGACTTGGTGGTAAATTATACAAATACACTGAATCAGCTGACTAAAACGGTTGAAACGATATCTCCAG CTAGCTGCCAAGAGCCATACCAGAGGATAGGCAGCGGATGTTATTTCATCAGTGATAACAAAGTTTCGGGTAATGCAGCCTTT GCTAGCTGTACAGAACCTGGAGCTTATTTGGCTAACTTTGAAACCATAGAAGAGGCAATGGTTATGATCTTATTCCTTCAGAAGAAGAAAACAG gTAATTCCTATTACGTTGGAGGACGAAACATTAACAGATATCTCCCAAATGGTGATTGGCGGTGGATAAAACATGGTAAAGCCACACCGATGACATACTTTGCCTTTGAGGAAGGACAACCTTCAGGAACAGCTAAAGATGAACAGGACTGCATGTTTTTCTATGCCACTAACAGATACCAGTTTTATGATATTCATTGCGATAATAAAAGATATTATGGCGGttatatttgtgaaaaataa